From Toxorhynchites rutilus septentrionalis strain SRP chromosome 2, ASM2978413v1, whole genome shotgun sequence, a single genomic window includes:
- the LOC129771617 gene encoding titin-like isoform X11: MATTSSRNESSGGFLGPRKTMIIMVTVVGCVAILWPKVFYPMMAGPGQTKSVIKDHRGPGEGCCDVVLDQETFANASINLSKQQNLFRKRNTGPATEDCSIRQERPPHLRPETVHPAMRERGRAIPNAGSVHSERPQSAPRIVEGRPGPIPGMRPPMGAGSHQSTKSANSMGFIMPLYTIGIVSFFIYTILKLIFKKTPTAPYPEIKPDPAFRDEVFTAEPQYIKRPDSGTTKLGEPITHGENDVQATSVPMSNGSASSSPVQAEISVSYVQLAAQPERPATTDSLEAIEETVKPVSVASLKQECTAASAPESTTNELQEQTNDDFVQPTYDPTTEKVVDGIVIKKVVRFEDERQESEVVKQIASQIVTDVIQDAETGAEQATEAVAAEIVEETIKQAEASVTLLQSEKSHEEDCNSKAVERNDEMVSECTPSEFTENKEQDVPTTEATHVDPEESLVKARAVEMEAMDQAKEIELGAELDVSAREEVDPEEAAIKALAAEVEAVGKAEDVKGVAEDLVAEVLEQAEEVANEEVLEEPVATVTTYVSTQKLDDGQIVKRFALDEQVEAVETQSLEEQLIREKEQIEEVEEIDKSAHRTKRSTDLDMKPVIQLDDEIVKTEIVTELNNVEPIVEDVVKKVSFEDVKEITVEKSEKTIEPTVEATKDKPQPFTESSNGITEKQETEIEEADSDPDMDDSFELPSYDPATQKLVDGQVINRFESVVSSEVSTSSSKPIEEHEKSKVCETIEKKELSSATTTDQQTSDTNGSEDVVPYEMKEPVCDAAPAESTPTNDLVVSSANETAVGTNFPGQLTVTECSLIAGDKPEEIVLAEQVVPEVVATTSETVPKTSLDEHATVQSTSESSEVCAEEECSQNNEVELELTGDISMVVEQIGELTSEYGMKENENLPDSKICEKEKVTEKKETPISEIEPVQNIEVSAEIIQESPEAANESDIDVSVSIEPTTNEASEKPEDIHQELSEMVQKAEVCVDVEPKKTGKEEVVDAVSKSTEAPVSDGLTADSVSCETDQKSIKSEQSEIKFLHVEAREPEKELVDSTIEEKRTVEQLSIAPTLVESEESIGTPLLLETKEETEVGQPCIAIDSETEALENQAEDSSEEKLLAAAVEDSKASKESSIEAVDVVSEKEDKPAEETIVEEPVIAVEQNLASQTCPGAESSHETTEDVVEMSGEENLLAAAAKSSRASDESIVVDRSSASKAVEEPATVEDKKEGTIVEQQVIIEETVELPVSVKLEEQNIASESCVAPESSNETTEEALEVSSEEKLLVIAAESSKVSEEPIVEDCSPASKTEYDTSKEPATVEAIMEEESVQKAITEQPIELEETVETQLSIESEEKTYNAPKSNEESAHFVVETSCEEKLLAAAAEASKTSDESIAEDSPSTSETPDKAPTEPAAVTSVEETIVEQPVILEETIGMQLSVKLEEKVVEISDEEKLLAAAAESSKASVEPVEEDCSSTLETVDVVSSQPAAVEATTKKESLDEAVVKQPVVIEETMPVETQSTTEKAEGISGEEELLAAAAESSKAPEECSVEDCSSAPKVLNGESTEPATVETTTKEESHPLSKPEEQSTASHTVQHSEKSVESKIQESSAEEVIVEQPAFKHTTVAETEKLIYIQPSETETKEQSIVTQPRVTSEQEKLEEVSSEETPLAESSKSLGESIVEDCSSASKTLNGEPTAATAAAVTTVESPELIQVKIVHVHEETTVVDEPERSAIEESTCEPIEAHVTAFNVKETREEKSETHDHGKPIDEASTVSEPMITTETVNDCCSNEPVILNGDETNVEMVTISDVSDESRVESTSKVFAGRFSGHGPTIEEINDDNVKAADDGKTSEEFVIKVSLEKADTSDMISEVTDEVIEGAEIEEPSVKMEASVSTLETLDELVEEDVPVQKQEKIVNSSELIDGVKDEQEQSAENKTDVDLPAEADTVAVECHTQEVIPSHQESELLEQSREEQIVETVNVKVHETATDEPKLKDSFSSDEPSVSVVDANKEKQPTSAASSATELEASEQPRRPTPPLHTPLLIRKASGVIALIIHRPAAAPLPPSQFRNITLATAVAAAAAKQPPLAKYRQMKQ, from the exons CCCGGTCCCATACCTGGTATGCGCCCGCCTATGGGAGCTGGATCACATCAGTCTACAAAATCAGCCAATTCAATGGGGTTCATAATGCCACTGTATACCATCGGTATTGTCTCATTCTTCATCTACACAATACTGAAA CTTATTTTCAAGAAAACGCCAACCGCGCCTTATCCCGAGATTAAGCCAGACCCGGCGTTCAGGGATGAAGTTTTCACCGCAGAGCCACAGTACATCAAGCGACCCGACAGTGGAACCACGAAGCTAG GAGAACCGATTACCCACGGAGAAAACGATGTCCAAGCTACGTCGGTTCCGATGTCCAATGGTAGCGCTAGTTCCAGTCCGGTACAGGCGGAAATCAGCGTTAGCTACGTGCAGTTGGCCGCCCAACCTGAACGTCCTGCAACGACAGATTCGCTAGAGGCGATCGAAGAGACCGTTAAGCCAGTTAGTGTGGCTTCACTGAAGCAGGAATGTACCGCTGCTAGCGCACCGGAGTCTACGACAAACGAACTACAGGAGCAGACTAACGATGACTTTGTACAGCCCACATACGATCCCACTACCGAGAAGGTAGTGGATGGAATCGTTATCAAAAAGGTTGTACGCTTTGAAGACGAAAGACAGGAAAGTGAAGTAGTTAAGCAGATTGCTAGTCAAATTGTGACAGATGTTATACAGGACGCGGAAACGGGAGCCGAGCAGGCAACTGAAGCGGTAGCGGCCGAAATTGTGGAGGAAACTATCAAACAAGCGGAGGCTTCTGTTACACTGTTACAATCTGAGAAATCGCACGAAGAGGATTGTAACAGCAAAGCTGTTGAAAGAAACGATGAAATGGTCTCCGAATGCACGCCATCGGAGTTCACCGAAAATAAGGAACAAGATGTTCCCACAACAGAAG CTACCCATGTAGATCCTGAGGAATCACTAGTCAAGGCACGGGCAGTGGAAATGGAAGCAATGGACCAAGCGAAGGAAATTGAGCTCGGTGCTGAATTGGATGTCTCGGCACGAGAGGAAGTCGACCCTGAAGAAGCTGCAATCAAGGCACTTGCAGCGGAGGTCGAGGCAGTTGGCAAGGCTGAGGACGTCAAAGGGGTTGCGGAGGATCTCGTAGCGGAAGTACTGGAACAGGCGGAGGAAGTTGCAAACGAAGAGGTTCTTGAAGAGCCCGTCGCAACTGTAACCACGTATGTGTCTACACAGAAACTGGATGATGGTCAAATCGTGAAACGATTTGCTCTCGATGAACAAGTTGAAGCAGTTGAAACCCAAAGCTTGGAAGAACAGCTTATTCGGGAAAAGGAACAAATTGAAGAAGTTGAAGAAATTGACAAATCTGCTCATCGTACTAAAAGAAGCACTGACCTCGATATGAAGCCTGTTATACAATTGGACGATGAAATCGTGAAGACGGAGATCGTTACCGAGCTGAACAATGTAGAGCCAATTGTTGAAGATGTTGTGAAGAAGGTATCGTTTGAGGATGTAAAGGAAATTACAGTTGAGAAGTCCGAAAAGACAATCGAACCAACGGTAGAAGCTACAAAAGATAAGCCGCAACCATTTACTGAATCTTCCAATGGAATTACTGAGAAGCAGGAGACAGAAATTGAGGAAGCGGATAGCGATCCCGACATGGACGATTCTTTTGAGCTCCCAAGTTATGACCCGGCTACACAGAAGCTGGTTGATGGTCAGGTTATCAATCGATTCGAGTCTGTGGTGAGCTCGGAAGTGTCCACTTCCTCATCAAAGCCGATCGAGGAACATGAAAAGAGCAAAGTTTGCGAAACTATCGAAAAGAAGGAACTCTCTAGTGCTACCACTACCGATCAACAAACTTCCGATACCAATGGGTCTGAAGATGTTGTCCCATATGAAATGAAAGAGCCCGTTTGCGATGCAGCTCCAGCGGAATCGACCCCGACGAATGACCTAGTTGTTTCATCAGCCAATGAGACAGCAGTTGGAACGAATTTTCCTGGACAACTTACCGTTACAGAATGCAGTCTCATCGCAGGGGACAAACCCGAAGAAATCGTTCTCGCTGAACAAGTTGTTCCAGAGGTTGTGGCAACTACTTCAGAAACTGTGCCAAAAACGTCCCTAGATGAACACGCAACCGTTCAGAGCACCTCTGAATCATCAGAAGTTTGTGCGGAAGAGGAATGTTCACAAAATAATGAAGTAGAACTTGAGCTGACAGGAGATATTTCGATGGTAGTTGAGCAAATCGGCGAATTGACATCCGAATATGGGATGAAAGAAAACGAAAACCTTCCAGATTCGAAAATTTGTGAAAAAGAAAAGGTAACTGAAAAGAAGGAAACCCCAATAAGTGAGATCGAGCCAGTTCAAAACATCGAGGTTTCTGCTGAAATCATCCAGGAATCACCAGAGGCTGCGAATGAATCAGACATAGATGTCTCTGTATCTATAGAACCAACTACAAATGAAGCTTCGGAAAAACCGGAAGACATCCATCAGGAATTATCCGAGATGGTGCAGAAGGCAGAAGTATGTGTAGATGTAGAGCCCAAGAAAACTGGGAAGGAAGAGGTGGTTGATGCTGTTTCAAAATCCACTGAAGCTCCTGTGAGCGATGGTTTGACAGCAGACTCCGTTAGTTGCGAAACAGAtcagaaatcgatcaagtccgAACAAtcggaaattaaatttttacatgTTGAGGCTCGGGAACCTGAGAAGGAACTTGTAGATTCGACCATTGAGGAGAAACGCACTGTTGAGCAGTTGTCAATTGCACCTACACTAGTAGAATCTGAAGAATCGATTGGCACTCCATTGTTATTGGAAACAAAAGAGGAAACGGAAGTGGGCCAACCATGTATAGCCATTGATTCGGAGACTGAGGCATTGGAAAACCAGGCAGAAGATTCATCCGAGGAAAAATTGTTAGCTGCCGCTGTTGAAGATAGTAAAGCTTCGAAGGAATCATCTATAGAAGCAGTGGATGTGGTATCGGAAAAGGAGGATAAACCTGCAGAGGAAACCATTGTTGAAGAACCGGTGATAGCTGTGGAACAAAACCTTGCTAGTCAAACCTGCCCTGGTGCTGAATCGAGCCATGAGACTACTGAGGATGTTGTCGAAATGTCTGGCGAAGAGAATCTGTTAGCTGCCGCTGCAAAAAGTAGCAGAGCTTCTGATGAGTCGATCGTAGTCGATCGCTCATCTGCTTCGAAAGCTGTCGAAGAACCAGCAACCGTCGAAGACAAAAAGGAAGGGACCATTGTTGAACAGCAGGTAATAATTGAAGAAACGGTTGAGCTTCCAGTGTCGGTTAAATTGGAAGAACAAAACATTGCTAGTGAATCCTGTGTTGCCCctgaatcgagcaatgagactACCGAAGAGGCCTTGGAAGTATCCAGTGAGGAGAAACTTCTAGTTATAGCTGCAGAAAGCAGCAAAGTTTCTGAAGAACCTATCGTAGAAGACTGTTCTCCGGCTTCAAAAACAGAATACGATACATCGAAAGAACCAGCAACAGTTGAGGCGATAATGGAGGAGGAATCCGTACAGAAGGCAATCACTGAACAACCAATAGAACTTGAAGAAACAGTTGAGACTCAACTGTCGATTGAATCGGAGGAAAAAACCTATAATGCTCCTAAATCGAACGAAGAATCTGCCCATTTTGTTGTAGAGACATCTTGCGAGGAGAAACTCCTAGCTGCTGCTGCAGAAGCTAGTAAAACTTCCGATGAGTCTATCGCAGAAGACAGTCCATCTACTTCGGAAACTCCTGACAAAGCGCCAACAGAACCAGCAGCAGTGACATCAGTAGAGGAAACCATTGTTGAGCAACCGGTAATACTTGAGGAAACGATTGGAATGCAGTTATCGGTTAAACTGGAAGAAAAGGTTGTAGAAATATCAGATGAGGAGAAACTGCTAGCTGCAGCTGCAGAGAGCAGCAAAGCTTCAGTGGAACCTGTCGAAGAAGACTGTTCGTCTACCTTGGAAACAGTCGATGTGGTATCGTCACAACCAGCAGCAGTTGAAGCAACAACGAAAAAGGAGTCTTTGGACGAAGCTGTTGTTAAACAACCGGTGGTTATTGAAGAAACAATGCCAGTCGAAACTCAGTCGACTACCGAAAAGGCTGAAGGTATATCTGGCGAGGAGGAACTTCTAGCTGCCGCTGCAGAAAGCAGCAAAGCTCCAGAAGAATGCAGTGTAGAAGACTGTTCATCTGCTCCGAAAGTACTCAACGGGGAATCGACAGAACCAGCAACCGTAGAAACGACAACGAAGGAGGAATCTCACCCGTTGTCAAAGCCGGAAGAACAAAGTACTGCTAGTCATACCGTACAGCATTCAGAAAAGTCTGTGGAATCCAAAATTCAGGAGAGTTCCGCGGAGGAAGTGATTGTTGAACAACCCGCATTTAAACACACAACCGTAGCTGAAACTGAGAAACTAATTTACATTCAACCATCGGAAACAGAAACGAAAGAACAATCAATCGTTACTCAACCGAGAGTTACTTCCGAGCAGGAGAAGCTTGAAGAAGTTTCTTCCGAAGAGACACCTCTAGCCGAAAGCAGCAAGTCGTTGGGGGAATCTATCGTAGAGGACTGTTCATCTGCTTCGAAAACCCTCAACGGGGAACcgacagcagcaacagcagcagcagtcaCAACTGTGGAATCTCCTGAACTTATACAAGTAAAGATTGTTCATGTTCATGAGGAGACGACCGTTGTCGATGAACCGGAGCGTTCTGCCATTGAGGAATCAACTTGTGAGCCGATTGAGGCACATGTAACTGCATTTAATGTGAAAGAAACTAGGGAAGAGAAGAGCGAAACCCACGATCACGGAAAGCCAATCGATGAAGCGAGCACTGTTTCAGAACCAATGATCACTACGGAAACAGTTAACGATTGCTGCTCCAACGAACCAGTGATTCTGAATGGAGATGAGACTAACGTCGAAATGGTGACAATTAGCGACGTCAGCGATGAATCCCGTGTGGAGTCCACTAGCAAAGTGTTTGCCGGACGATTTTCCGGCCATGGGCCAACTATCGAGGAAATCAACGATGATAATGTGAAGGCCGCCGATGATGGGAAAACGAGCGAAGAGTTTGTCATTAAAGTTAGTCTCGAAAAGGCCGACACTTCGGACATGATTTCGGAAGTTACTGATGAGGTGATAGAGGGTGCCGAAATTGAGGAACCATCTGTCAAGATGGAAGCTTCAGTAAGTACCCTTGAAACCCTCGACGAGCTGGTGGAAGAGGATGTCCCGGTCCAGAAGCAAGAGAAAATCGTTAATTCTTCTGAGCTGATTGATGGTGTGAAGGATGAACAAGAACAGTCTGCCGAGAATAAAACGGATGTAGATCTACCAGCTGAAGCTGATACCGTCGCTGTCGAATGTCACACTCAAGAGGTTATTCCCTCTCATCAAGAATCCGAATTGCTTGAACAATCCAgagaagaacaaattgtagagacaGTCAATGTGAAAGTTCATGAAACCGCTACAGATGAGCCAAAGCTGAAGGACAGCTTCAGTTCTGATGAACCGTCCGTCAGTGTTGTTGATGCAAATAAGGAAAAGCAACCAACTTCAGCCGCAAGCAGTGCTACTGAACTAGAAGCTAGCGAACAG CCGAGAAGACCCACGCCACCATTGCACACACCATTGTTGATTCGGAAAGCATCAGGAGTTATTGCACTGATAATTCACCGGCCAGCAGCAGCACCTCTGCCACCATCTCAATTTCGGAACATCACGCTAGcaacagcagtagcagcagcagcagcgaagcAGCCGCCATTGGCCAAGTACCGACAAAT GAAACAGTAG